From the genome of Geminocystis herdmanii PCC 6308, one region includes:
- a CDS encoding AAA family ATPase: MPYYYLSTEPVFSVCQLTNSWFWAAWDNEQKANEFLLKQNKSAVTDCLYHSYVSNRQTAVQQANKILGVSCKEIDRKFALELANIINNPPEFKTQQIIENSPSQTEAENNINEPSSIEKDLEKLNSLIGLEEVKSTVQELVNMAKIFRLKIKAGLKTPQITRHLVFTGNPGTGKTTVARILGQIYQKLDIVSQGHFIEVDRTDLVAEYLGQTAPKTTKVVESALGGILFIDEAYSLVPEDKKDTFGQEAISTLLKMMEDNREDLVVIVAGYKEEMKRFIQSNPGLKSRFSKYINFQDYTPEELTKIFELMCEEHGYKIDDLVKIEIRDLLIEFQPKIGDLGNGRFIRNIFDRCIANQCNRLAKMTNPTTPDLVTFKIDDVILVSEQLHESLHF, from the coding sequence ATGCCTTATTACTATCTATCTACAGAGCCAGTATTTAGTGTTTGTCAATTAACAAATTCATGGTTTTGGGCAGCATGGGATAATGAACAAAAAGCCAATGAATTTTTACTCAAACAAAATAAATCCGCCGTTACAGATTGCCTTTATCATAGTTATGTTTCTAATCGTCAAACTGCTGTACAACAAGCTAATAAAATTTTAGGAGTTTCTTGTAAAGAAATTGATCGTAAATTCGCTTTAGAATTAGCTAATATAATTAACAATCCCCCTGAATTTAAAACTCAACAAATAATCGAAAATTCTCCTTCACAAACAGAAGCTGAAAATAATATAAATGAGCCCAGTTCGATCGAAAAAGACTTAGAAAAGCTCAATTCTTTGATAGGTTTAGAAGAAGTAAAATCTACCGTTCAAGAGTTAGTTAATATGGCGAAAATTTTTCGCCTAAAAATCAAAGCAGGTTTAAAAACTCCTCAAATTACCAGACATTTAGTGTTTACGGGAAACCCCGGCACAGGTAAAACCACCGTAGCGAGAATTTTAGGACAAATATATCAAAAATTAGATATAGTTTCTCAAGGACATTTTATCGAAGTTGATAGGACAGATTTAGTCGCCGAATACCTAGGACAAACAGCACCAAAAACCACTAAAGTAGTAGAGTCTGCCTTGGGGGGAATCTTGTTTATTGATGAGGCTTATTCCCTCGTGCCTGAAGATAAAAAAGATACTTTTGGGCAAGAGGCGATTAGTACTTTATTGAAAATGATGGAAGATAATCGAGAAGATTTAGTGGTAATTGTGGCAGGTTATAAAGAGGAAATGAAAAGATTTATTCAATCAAATCCGGGGTTAAAATCGAGGTTTTCTAAATACATTAATTTTCAAGATTATACCCCCGAAGAATTGACAAAAATTTTTGAATTAATGTGTGAAGAACATGGTTATAAAATTGATGATTTAGTAAAAATAGAAATTAGGGATTTATTAATAGAATTTCAACCAAAAATAGGGGATTTAGGTAATGGTAGATTTATTCGTAATATATTCGATCGATGTATAGCAAATCAATGTAATCGTTTAGCAAAAATGACAAATCCTACAACACCAGATTTAGTTACTTTTAAAATTGATGATGTGATTCTAGTGTCTGAACAATTACACGAATCACTCCATTTTTAA
- the speD gene encoding adenosylmethionine decarboxylase encodes MNKVGTHLVVDAWQAPADLLNDPERIRQGLLDAIKAGKATLIDMCVHQFSPHGVTATVTLAESHIAIHTWPEYGYFAADLFFCGAGQPKEAMKVLQVALEAKQATMREIDRGFPEAFVHQNMTTMREEYIPVLQGVA; translated from the coding sequence ATGAACAAAGTGGGTACACATTTAGTGGTAGATGCGTGGCAAGCACCGGCTGATCTTTTGAACGATCCAGAAAGAATCCGTCAAGGCTTGTTAGATGCTATTAAGGCGGGAAAAGCAACCTTAATCGATATGTGTGTACACCAATTTAGTCCCCATGGGGTAACAGCTACCGTTACTTTGGCGGAATCTCACATTGCAATTCATACTTGGCCCGAATATGGTTATTTTGCCGCAGATTTATTTTTCTGTGGTGCTGGACAACCTAAAGAAGCCATGAAAGTATTACAAGTTGCACTCGAAGCTAAACAGGCAACCATGAGAGAAATCGATCGAGGTTTTCCTGAAGCGTTTGTCCATCAAAACATGACGACTATGAGAGAGGAGTATATTCCTGTCCTTCAAGGTGTCGCTTAG
- the mnmA gene encoding tRNA 2-thiouridine(34) synthase MnmA, whose protein sequence is MVKVVVGLSGGVDSSVAAASLQSQGYEVEGLTLWLMKGKGQCCSDGMVDAAHLCEQLGIPHHVVDTRELFQTYIVDYVVSGYESGVTPLPCSQCNRVVKFPPMLEYAQQNLGIDKIATGHYARINYDEKLDRYQLLKAIDDTKDQSYFLYDLTQDLLSHLIFPLGEQTKAETRVMASKFELKTADKPDSQDLCLIETHGSMKDFLDKYIQPKQGQIVDLEGNILGEHTGIHHYTIGQRKGLGIAYAEPLYVVKLDPVMNHVVVATRDQGGRTECIVGRMNWVSIAPPENPIKAEAKIRYRTPPKSVNVIPLDSQRIKLIFDEPQFGITPGQAAVLYHEDLLLGGGIIDK, encoded by the coding sequence ATGGTTAAGGTAGTAGTTGGTTTGTCAGGGGGGGTAGATAGTTCGGTGGCGGCGGCTAGTTTACAAAGTCAAGGTTATGAAGTGGAAGGCTTAACTCTGTGGTTAATGAAGGGTAAAGGGCAATGTTGTTCTGATGGTATGGTAGATGCGGCTCATCTTTGCGAACAATTAGGCATACCTCATCATGTGGTGGATACCCGTGAGCTTTTTCAAACTTATATTGTTGATTATGTGGTATCAGGATACGAATCTGGAGTTACACCATTGCCTTGTTCTCAATGTAATCGAGTGGTTAAGTTTCCGCCGATGCTCGAATATGCTCAACAAAATCTCGGTATTGATAAAATCGCTACAGGTCATTATGCTAGAATCAACTATGATGAAAAGCTCGATCGATACCAACTCTTAAAGGCGATCGATGACACTAAAGATCAATCCTATTTTCTCTATGATCTTACTCAAGATTTATTATCTCATTTAATTTTCCCTTTGGGAGAACAAACTAAAGCCGAAACGAGAGTTATGGCGAGTAAATTTGAACTAAAAACTGCGGATAAACCCGATAGCCAAGATTTATGTCTCATTGAAACTCATGGCTCAATGAAAGACTTTTTAGACAAATATATTCAACCCAAACAAGGGCAAATTGTGGACTTAGAAGGTAATATTTTAGGAGAACATACTGGTATTCATCACTATACGATCGGACAAAGAAAAGGCTTAGGTATTGCTTATGCTGAACCTTTATATGTAGTCAAACTTGATCCTGTGATGAATCATGTTGTTGTAGCAACACGAGATCAAGGTGGTAGGACAGAATGTATTGTTGGTCGTATGAATTGGGTTTCGATCGCACCTCCCGAAAATCCCATCAAAGCAGAAGCCAAAATTAGATACCGCACTCCCCCTAAAAGCGTTAATGTCATCCCCTTAGATAGTCAACGAATAAAATTAATTTTTGACGAGCCTCAATTTGGTATTACACCCGGACAAGCAGCCGTGCTATATCATGAAGATTTACTCCTAGGCGGTGGTATCATTGATAAATAA
- a CDS encoding type II toxin-antitoxin system HicB family antitoxin encodes MDRLELPVEYSFDFDSKMVIATIPQLNYISSFGKDFKEAEKNITEAVLAYLEALEKEGLTISNIEKSLGTVLIVELVS; translated from the coding sequence ATGGATAGATTAGAATTGCCAGTAGAGTATAGTTTCGATTTTGATAGTAAGATGGTTATTGCTACTATACCTCAACTTAACTATATTTCTTCTTTTGGTAAAGATTTTAAGGAAGCTGAAAAAAACATTACTGAAGCAGTATTAGCTTATTTAGAAGCGTTAGAAAAAGAGGGTTTAACTATTTCCAACATTGAGAAAAGTTTAGGTACAGTTTTAATCGTTGAGTTAGTTTCATGA
- a CDS encoding type II toxin-antitoxin system HicA family toxin: MSDKLSSITCKKALRKLKKAGFTENHQKGSHLVLKHSDGRMAVLPMHNQDIPKATLYSIVIH; encoded by the coding sequence ATGAGTGACAAATTATCTTCTATAACTTGCAAAAAAGCATTACGCAAACTAAAAAAAGCAGGATTTACAGAAAATCATCAAAAAGGTAGTCATTTAGTTTTAAAACATTCTGATGGCAGAATGGCTGTATTACCAATGCACAATCAAGATATTCCTAAAGCTACATTGTATTCCATCGTAATTCATTAA
- the ispF gene encoding 2-C-methyl-D-erythritol 2,4-cyclodiphosphate synthase, giving the protein MIRIGNGYDLHRLVEGRKLILGGVNIDHHLGLLGHSDADVLTHSIMDALLGALSLGDIGHYFPPSDPQWAGADSMVLLQQVHQLILDRGWTIGNMDNVIVAERPKLKPHLPAMIKSLADTLSIEPDRISIKATTNEKLDAVGKEEAICAYSVVLLYQNT; this is encoded by the coding sequence ATGATTAGAATTGGTAACGGTTACGATTTACACAGATTAGTCGAGGGAAGAAAACTTATTCTTGGGGGTGTCAACATTGACCATCATCTCGGATTATTAGGTCATAGTGACGCTGATGTGTTAACTCATTCCATCATGGATGCCTTACTTGGGGCGTTGAGTTTAGGGGATATTGGACATTACTTTCCCCCTAGCGATCCTCAATGGGCTGGAGCTGATAGTATGGTATTGTTACAGCAAGTTCATCAATTAATACTCGATCGAGGTTGGACTATTGGTAATATGGATAATGTCATTGTAGCCGAACGTCCCAAATTAAAACCCCATCTTCCCGCCATGATCAAATCTCTCGCTGATACACTTTCGATCGAGCCTGATAGAATTAGTATCAAAGCCACCACCAACGAAAAATTAGATGCCGTAGGTAAAGAAGAAGCAATTTGTGCCTATAGTGTTGTTTTACTTTATCAAAATACTTAA
- a CDS encoding c-type cytochrome has product MNNQLLQRETNYTEIKKTTLSLLTVIIILLLSIIAWWLIPTKDPYTLEVLSYQGNIERGSAIFQVNCAGCHGINGNGNVGPSLKDISKHKSEVKIINQVVSGKTPPMPKFQPSAEDMADLLSYLRQLS; this is encoded by the coding sequence GTGAATAACCAGTTATTACAAAGAGAAACAAATTATACCGAAATAAAGAAAACGACTCTTAGTCTTCTAACAGTGATTATAATCTTGCTCTTAAGCATAATAGCATGGTGGTTAATACCAACAAAAGACCCTTATACTCTTGAAGTGCTATCCTATCAAGGTAATATTGAGCGAGGAAGTGCTATTTTTCAAGTCAATTGTGCGGGTTGTCATGGTATTAATGGAAATGGTAATGTAGGACCAAGTTTAAAAGATATATCAAAACATAAGTCAGAAGTCAAAATTATTAATCAAGTGGTAAGTGGAAAAACTCCCCCCATGCCAAAGTTTCAACCATCCGCCGAAGATATGGCAGATTTGCTCAGTTATTTGCGCCAACTTTCTTAA
- a CDS encoding SpoIID/LytB domain-containing protein — MKSNSWLNINPLSLVSSQLWLTLPLILGMSFLSNLPILAVDLKVGIVQRFGDELEDEIALKSTSGDSLTVKFTDISTQEEKNLTAKELKLSIEPQPLANKLIEERLILGDYGTFETAEDSANRWQSLGIDVEITQPGRWQVWAKRSTYSTPLLKRLLINAIEEKGYRDVYIETAILLEKPIVTFKVGENTYKTNYLEINSGRNLLQVKDGAKGTWRNYGGTFTLQPNSYGNYTLVNKVNIETYLRGVVPHEIGANVPMAAAEAQTIIARTYALRNTRRFQADNYEMCATTHCQVYYGLTGTSPISDKAIESTKGLVLTYNNELVDALYSSTTGGVTSYFEDVWNGENRPYLKSVIDSPQQVWNLAENSLESEANFRKFINLQNGFNETGRSLFRWNRKSTLEDLTKDLRKYLERTKHPLQDFKTIKEMKIVDRSTSGRIIKMDVTTDLGVVSLAKNEVRSAFTPPRSTLFYLEPFFDKNNKLAGYAFVGGGFGHGVGLSQFGSYNLAKLGWSAQRILEFYYPGTKLESLNNTIIFWQPSP, encoded by the coding sequence ATGAAATCTAATTCTTGGTTAAATATTAATCCTTTATCTTTAGTATCCTCTCAACTTTGGTTAACATTGCCTTTAATATTGGGAATGTCGTTTTTGTCTAATCTTCCCATTTTAGCCGTAGATTTAAAAGTGGGTATTGTACAAAGATTTGGGGATGAATTAGAAGATGAAATTGCCCTCAAAAGTACTTCAGGTGATTCTTTGACGGTGAAATTTACTGATATTTCTACCCAAGAAGAAAAAAACCTCACGGCTAAGGAGTTAAAACTTTCGATCGAACCTCAACCATTAGCGAATAAACTCATAGAAGAAAGACTAATCTTAGGGGATTACGGCACATTTGAAACCGCAGAAGATTCCGCTAATCGTTGGCAATCTTTAGGTATTGATGTCGAAATTACTCAACCCGGACGTTGGCAAGTGTGGGCGAAACGTAGCACTTATTCCACACCTTTATTAAAAAGACTCTTAATCAATGCCATTGAAGAAAAAGGCTATCGAGACGTTTACATTGAAACCGCTATTTTATTAGAAAAACCCATTGTTACTTTCAAAGTTGGGGAAAATACCTATAAAACGAATTATTTAGAAATCAATAGTGGTAGAAACTTATTACAAGTAAAAGATGGCGCAAAGGGTACATGGCGTAATTATGGCGGAACTTTTACCCTACAACCTAACTCCTACGGTAATTATACCCTTGTCAATAAAGTAAATATTGAGACTTATTTAAGGGGAGTTGTACCTCACGAAATTGGTGCTAATGTACCGATGGCAGCCGCCGAAGCCCAAACTATTATCGCTCGAACCTATGCCCTTCGCAATACTCGTAGATTTCAAGCGGATAATTACGAAATGTGTGCCACAACCCATTGTCAAGTTTACTATGGATTAACAGGCACTTCTCCTATTTCCGATAAGGCGATCGAATCTACCAAAGGATTAGTGTTAACTTATAATAATGAATTAGTCGATGCGTTATACTCTTCTACCACGGGAGGAGTAACATCCTATTTTGAAGATGTCTGGAATGGAGAAAATCGCCCTTACCTTAAATCTGTTATCGACTCTCCTCAACAAGTATGGAATTTAGCAGAAAATAGTCTCGAATCCGAAGCCAATTTCCGCAAATTTATCAATCTCCAAAACGGCTTTAATGAGACAGGAAGAAGCCTCTTTCGTTGGAATCGCAAAAGTACTCTAGAGGATTTAACTAAAGACTTACGAAAATACTTAGAACGTACCAAACACCCCCTACAAGATTTTAAAACCATTAAGGAAATGAAGATTGTCGATCGATCGACTTCAGGAAGAATTATTAAAATGGATGTTACCACAGACTTAGGAGTGGTATCCCTAGCCAAAAATGAAGTGAGAAGTGCTTTTACGCCTCCTAGAAGTACCTTGTTTTACTTAGAACCCTTTTTCGATAAAAATAACAAATTAGCTGGATATGCCTTTGTTGGTGGCGGATTTGGTCACGGAGTGGGATTAAGTCAATTCGGTAGTTATAATTTAGCAAAATTAGGATGGTCAGCGCAACGTATTCTTGAGTTTTACTATCCGGGTACAAAACTTGAATCTTTAAACAACACCATTATTTTTTGGCAACCTTCTCCATAG
- a CDS encoding DUF4926 domain-containing protein: protein MDIELYQEIALNRDIPEHNLKKGDIATLIDFIEHPQEGEKGCILEIFNPLGDSVKVVTVPISAIKILEADDVLTTRSLVEI from the coding sequence ATGGATATAGAACTATATCAAGAAATTGCTTTAAACCGTGATATTCCTGAACATAATTTAAAAAAAGGAGATATAGCCACTTTAATCGATTTTATTGAACATCCACAAGAGGGAGAAAAGGGTTGTATTTTAGAAATATTTAATCCTCTAGGTGATTCGGTAAAGGTTGTCACCGTTCCTATTTCAGCTATTAAAATTTTAGAAGCTGATGATGTTTTAACTACTCGATCATTAGTAGAGATTTAA
- a CDS encoding DUF4351 domain-containing protein: MSYDSVLKFIIDEYTNPILSWLFAQEITAPVKMLNTELNVEPIRADGVFFLQVGEKIIHLEFQTKPKSEPPLPLRMLDYWVRLYRTYKLYQQNTRIEQVVIFLQQTNSPQVYQDTFQVDNTIHRYRVIRIWECDATPLLSQPELLPLAVLAKSEQPEILFSQVAEEISKIKDERQKSNITACVELLAGINYSEELIKMYLQDDLLKESVTYQRIIREGMAEGIQQGIQQGIQQGLEEGEKEEAIALVSRLIKKRFPERAQTIRETLQNLSVEQMESLAESLFDFTSFDDVTNWLQNLNS; this comes from the coding sequence ATGAGTTATGATAGTGTTTTAAAATTTATTATCGACGAATACACCAACCCAATTTTAAGCTGGTTGTTTGCTCAAGAAATCACTGCACCAGTGAAAATGTTAAACACAGAGTTAAACGTTGAACCGATTAGAGCAGATGGTGTATTTTTCTTACAGGTAGGGGAAAAAATTATTCATCTGGAATTTCAAACAAAGCCCAAATCTGAACCGCCATTACCCCTAAGAATGCTTGATTATTGGGTAAGATTGTATCGAACCTATAAACTATACCAACAAAACACGAGGATAGAACAGGTTGTTATTTTCTTACAACAGACAAATTCTCCCCAAGTTTATCAGGATACATTCCAAGTAGATAATACAATTCATCGTTATCGAGTGATTCGGATTTGGGAATGTGATGCCACTCCCCTTTTATCCCAACCCGAATTGTTACCTTTAGCGGTACTAGCGAAAAGTGAACAACCCGAAATTTTATTTTCTCAAGTGGCAGAGGAAATTAGTAAAATCAAAGATGAAAGACAAAAAAGCAATATAACCGCTTGTGTAGAATTATTAGCAGGTATTAATTATTCGGAGGAATTAATCAAAATGTATTTACAAGATGATCTTTTAAAAGAATCGGTGACATATCAAAGAATTATTCGAGAAGGAATGGCTGAGGGTATTCAACAAGGTATTCAACAAGGCATTCAACAAGGTTTGGAAGAAGGAGAAAAGGAAGAGGCGATCGCGCTCGTATCTCGTTTAATTAAAAAACGTTTTCCTGAAAGGGCACAAACCATCAGAGAAACCTTGCAAAATTTATCTGTTGAGCAAATGGAGTCATTAGCAGAAAGTTTATTTGATTTTACTTCTTTTGATGATGTAACTAATTGGCTACAAAATCTTAATTCCTAA
- the amt gene encoding ammonium transporter yields the protein MFPQTDYLFPIANFYQYQIISVLSVNLIDQLWLLICSGLVLLMQGGFMCLESGLTRSKNSINVAIKNIADFAVSVLLFWTFGYGLMFGVSQTGWFGTSNFFFSSSNQPSIAVFFIFQAMFCGTATTIISGAVAERLQFGAYLIISILVSGLIYPLFGNWAWNDNGWLKEMGFIDFAGSTVVHSIGAWVSLGALIVIGARNGRFSSGKINKIQGSNLPFAVLGALLLWVGWIGFNGGSTFAFNEQVPDVILHTILSGVGGMICGMILSYFQNKRIEVEELINGSLAGLVGITASCHVVSTPVALMIGVTSAGVTNLVSFYLKKWGIDDAVDAIAVHGGAGLWGTMCVGLFGDLELLNLAHEKVQLDRTLQLMVQSLGVTVALLWAFGITFILLTLVNRYYSLRVSAEDEEIGLNISEHGASTDTYELFHVMDIQARNQDLTLRVPVQPFTEVGHIAHRYNQVMDALEVNHRQNVESLEELYAITATAVSSIENNQFNPADFEDFCHRPDDLGILAQTLQQMLEILNRQQEELEITQQKLTLAEDNKQQLLKKIITTILETRFPENNTEIISLINQIDSPDLINLIQESLKVSSIEQILTILISDNNKNF from the coding sequence ATGTTCCCACAAACTGATTACCTATTCCCCATTGCCAACTTTTATCAATATCAAATTATTTCCGTTTTGAGTGTAAATTTGATTGATCAACTTTGGTTATTAATTTGTTCGGGATTAGTATTATTGATGCAAGGCGGTTTTATGTGTCTTGAGTCGGGGTTAACTCGATCGAAAAATAGTATTAATGTAGCGATCAAAAATATAGCAGATTTTGCGGTATCAGTCTTATTATTTTGGACATTTGGCTATGGTTTAATGTTCGGAGTGTCGCAAACGGGTTGGTTTGGCACAAGCAATTTTTTCTTTTCCTCCTCTAATCAACCATCCATAGCAGTATTTTTCATTTTTCAAGCTATGTTTTGTGGTACAGCCACCACAATTATTTCTGGGGCGGTAGCGGAAAGATTACAGTTTGGAGCTTATTTAATTATTTCAATACTGGTGTCAGGATTAATTTATCCATTATTTGGTAATTGGGCATGGAATGACAATGGTTGGTTAAAAGAGATGGGGTTTATTGACTTTGCTGGAAGTACAGTTGTTCATTCGATCGGTGCATGGGTTAGTTTAGGGGCATTAATCGTTATTGGTGCTAGAAACGGGCGATTTTCTTCTGGAAAAATCAACAAAATTCAAGGCTCAAATTTACCTTTTGCGGTGTTGGGCGCTCTGCTTTTATGGGTAGGGTGGATTGGTTTTAATGGTGGTAGCACTTTCGCTTTTAATGAGCAAGTGCCAGATGTGATTCTCCATACGATTCTTTCGGGAGTTGGGGGAATGATTTGCGGTATGATTCTTAGCTATTTTCAAAATAAACGCATCGAAGTTGAAGAATTAATCAACGGTAGTCTGGCGGGATTAGTGGGAATTACTGCTAGTTGTCATGTGGTTTCTACTCCTGTGGCTTTAATGATAGGTGTCACCAGTGCAGGAGTCACTAATTTAGTTTCTTTTTATCTGAAAAAATGGGGCATTGATGATGCGGTGGATGCCATTGCAGTACATGGAGGGGCAGGGCTTTGGGGTACAATGTGCGTCGGTTTGTTTGGAGATTTAGAGTTACTTAACCTCGCTCATGAAAAAGTCCAGCTCGATCGAACCTTACAACTTATGGTACAGTCATTAGGAGTAACGGTAGCTTTATTATGGGCTTTTGGAATAACATTTATCTTGCTAACTCTGGTGAATCGTTACTACAGTTTACGAGTATCTGCCGAAGATGAAGAAATCGGCTTGAATATTTCTGAACATGGAGCAAGTACTGATACTTATGAACTATTCCATGTTATGGATATACAGGCGAGAAATCAAGATTTAACGTTGCGTGTACCAGTACAACCTTTTACGGAAGTGGGACATATTGCTCACCGTTATAATCAAGTGATGGATGCTTTAGAAGTCAATCATCGTCAAAATGTAGAGTCTTTGGAAGAACTTTACGCTATCACCGCTACCGCAGTATCTTCCATTGAAAATAATCAGTTTAATCCTGCTGATTTTGAGGATTTTTGCCATCGCCCCGATGATTTGGGTATTTTAGCTCAAACTTTACAACAAATGTTAGAAATATTAAACCGTCAACAGGAAGAATTGGAAATTACCCAACAAAAATTAACCTTAGCAGAAGATAATAAACAACAACTCCTTAAAAAAATTATTACTACTATTTTAGAAACTCGTTTTCCTGAAAATAATACGGAAATTATTAGTCTAATTAATCAGATAGATTCTCCTGATTTAATCAATCTTATTCAAGAAAGTTTAAAGGTAAGTTCGATCGAACAAATATTGACGATACTTATCTCTGATAATAATAAAAACTTCTAA
- a CDS encoding CRR6 family NdhI maturation factor, translating to MSINISINKNHINNLDLSPVKTIIEDVEKCQEILTLEQQLIFKIDYLREDNDPRELSEIPEIRLWFIALDSLYPWLPFALNWREGELARYTAMLVPHQFNRSEGIQYNQEALDIFVMQKTFILHSWLRQNNLTGNSRLKAMTQIFGYDLDDEFFDLLH from the coding sequence ATGAGTATTAACATTTCTATTAATAAAAATCACATTAATAACTTAGATTTATCTCCTGTAAAAACAATTATTGAAGATGTGGAAAAATGTCAAGAAATTTTGACTTTAGAACAACAATTAATCTTTAAAATTGATTATCTTAGAGAAGATAATGATCCTCGTGAGCTGTCAGAAATTCCAGAAATAAGACTTTGGTTTATTGCCTTAGATAGTCTTTACCCTTGGTTGCCTTTTGCTTTGAATTGGCGTGAAGGAGAGTTAGCCCGATATACGGCAATGCTTGTACCTCACCAGTTTAATCGCAGTGAAGGAATACAATATAATCAAGAGGCTTTAGATATTTTTGTGATGCAAAAAACATTTATTCTTCATAGTTGGTTAAGGCAAAATAATCTCACTGGAAATTCTCGATTAAAGGCAATGACTCAAATTTTTGGCTATGATTTAGACGATGAATTTTTTGATCTTCTCCACTAG
- a CDS encoding GUN4 domain-containing protein — translation MNELLTLKDKFSQTSDKNRIPLINELINQGEDGYQVLRDFLLNNREQVNPVTGKIYQLLKNNNSQENKKFLNLYFPKGIVKLVSDKNIDYSELQRLLIEQKYQEADVLTRVKLCELAGETAIKRKWVYFTEVEKFPITDLSTIDLLWQVYSEGKFGYKIQRQMWLSLGKDYTQLWTQLKWKSGNKWTKYPQEFIWDLSAPNGHLPLSNQLRGVRVMDALLSHPVWK, via the coding sequence ATGAATGAATTATTAACTTTAAAAGATAAATTTAGTCAAACATCAGATAAAAATAGGATACCTTTAATTAACGAATTAATTAACCAAGGAGAAGACGGTTATCAAGTTTTAAGAGATTTTTTACTAAATAATAGAGAGCAAGTAAATCCTGTTACGGGGAAAATATATCAATTATTAAAAAACAATAATAGTCAAGAAAATAAGAAGTTTTTAAACCTTTATTTTCCTAAAGGAATTGTTAAATTAGTATCCGATAAAAACATTGATTATAGTGAACTCCAAAGATTACTCATTGAGCAAAAATATCAAGAAGCCGATGTTTTAACAAGGGTTAAATTATGTGAATTGGCTGGGGAAACCGCTATTAAAAGAAAATGGGTTTATTTTACGGAAGTAGAGAAATTTCCTATCACTGATTTAAGCACGATCGATCTACTTTGGCAAGTATATTCAGAAGGAAAATTTGGCTATAAAATACAGCGTCAAATGTGGCTATCTTTAGGAAAAGATTATACTCAATTATGGACTCAATTGAAATGGAAATCAGGGAATAAATGGACAAAATATCCCCAAGAATTTATTTGGGATTTAAGCGCACCTAATGGACATTTACCTCTATCGAATCAATTACGAGGAGTGAGGGTAATGGATGCTTTATTATCTCATCCTGTGTGGAAGTAA
- a CDS encoding Uma2 family endonuclease has product MVYLSTPLELDLKLSDDDFLSLCSKHRDLKFERNINGDLMIMSPMGGLTSKRNADLIYQLNAWNRKYKLGIIFDSSGGFKLPNGSDRSPDASFVMMDKWDNLTNEEKERFLPLCPDFLVELRSPSDNLAKIQEKMREYMDNGAKLGWLIDPNRKIIEIYRPCQAVEILESPLNIKGEEILPNFTLDLTEIW; this is encoded by the coding sequence ATGGTTTATTTATCAACGCCTTTGGAATTGGATTTAAAATTGAGTGATGATGATTTTTTGTCATTGTGTAGTAAACATCGAGATTTAAAATTTGAACGGAATATCAACGGAGATTTAATGATTATGTCACCAATGGGAGGATTAACCAGCAAACGAAATGCTGATTTGATTTATCAACTAAACGCATGGAATCGAAAATATAAATTGGGAATAATCTTTGATTCTTCAGGAGGTTTTAAACTTCCTAATGGAAGCGATCGATCTCCTGATGCTTCTTTTGTTATGATGGATAAATGGGATAATCTGACAAATGAGGAAAAAGAGAGATTTTTGCCGTTATGCCCTGATTTTTTGGTGGAATTGAGATCACCTTCCGATAATTTAGCTAAAATTCAGGAAAAAATGCGAGAATATATGGATAATGGTGCTAAATTAGGATGGTTAATTGATCCTAATCGTAAAATAATCGAAATTTATCGCCCTTGTCAAGCAGTAGAAATATTAGAATCTCCTCTTAATATTAAAGGAGAAGAAATTTTACCGAATTTTACTTTAGACTTAACAGAAATTTGGTAA